In the genome of Myxococcus stipitatus, one region contains:
- a CDS encoding putative ABC transporter permease, whose amino-acid sequence MLSRFFLYGCTGWVLEVLFTGAGAALKRDRSATATTYLWMHPIYGGTALALEHVSSRLKSYPRPVRALAYTTLIFGAEYATGWVLRRLLGRCPWDYSPHRWSVHGLIRLDYAPAWYLTALLFEPVRDGLLSATTLPATRHAPAEVVFVGGEQAGKEPDADGLPVGVLASGLEQAPMDVSP is encoded by the coding sequence GTGCTCTCGCGATTCTTTCTGTACGGCTGCACGGGGTGGGTGTTGGAGGTGCTGTTCACGGGGGCGGGCGCGGCCTTGAAGCGGGACCGGAGCGCCACCGCGACCACCTACTTGTGGATGCACCCCATCTACGGGGGCACGGCCCTGGCGCTGGAGCACGTCTCCTCGCGGCTCAAGTCGTATCCCCGTCCCGTGAGGGCGCTGGCCTACACCACCCTCATCTTCGGCGCCGAGTACGCCACCGGGTGGGTGCTGCGGCGGCTCTTGGGCCGCTGCCCCTGGGACTACTCGCCGCACCGGTGGAGCGTGCACGGCCTCATCCGGCTGGACTACGCGCCGGCCTGGTATCTCACCGCGCTCCTGTTCGAGCCGGTCCGGGATGGGCTGCTCAGCGCCACCACCCTCCCCGCGACGCGGCACGCGCCCGCCGAGGTGGTGTTCGTGGGTGGGGAGCAGGCGGGGAAGGAACCGGACGCGGACGGCTTGCCGGTGGGAGTGCTGGCCTCGGGCCTCGAGCAGGCCCCCATGGACGTCTCCCCCTGA
- a CDS encoding rod shape-determining protein produces MFDWLHTLFSRDLAIDLGTANTLIYIRGQGIVSNEPSVVAVQQDARGGKKVLAVGKEAKEMLGRTPGNIVAIRPMKDGVIADFEITAAMLRYFIQSAHNRKTLVNPRIIIGIPSGITEVERRAVREAAANAGAREVYLIEQPMAAAIGAGLPVTEPSGNMIVDIGGGTSDVAVISLAGIVFAKSVRIGGDKLDEAIIQYVKRKYNLLIGERTAELIKMGIGTAYPTDEVMTMEIKGRDLVAGVPRTLTVSSDEVRDALAEPVNGIVEAVKLTLERTPPELAGDIADRGIVLAGGGALLKNLDTLLREETGLPVFLAEDPLSAVVIGAGKALESLDILRQVCQPG; encoded by the coding sequence ATGTTCGACTGGCTTCACACCCTCTTTTCGCGCGACCTCGCCATCGACCTCGGCACGGCGAACACGCTCATCTACATCCGCGGTCAGGGCATCGTGTCCAACGAGCCCTCGGTGGTGGCCGTCCAACAGGACGCGCGCGGGGGCAAGAAGGTCCTCGCGGTGGGCAAGGAAGCCAAGGAGATGTTGGGCCGCACGCCGGGCAACATCGTCGCGATCCGCCCCATGAAGGACGGCGTCATCGCGGACTTCGAAATCACGGCGGCGATGCTGCGCTACTTCATCCAGAGCGCGCACAACCGCAAGACGCTGGTGAACCCGCGCATCATCATCGGCATCCCCTCCGGCATCACCGAGGTGGAGCGCCGCGCGGTGCGCGAGGCCGCGGCCAACGCGGGCGCTCGCGAGGTCTACCTGATTGAGCAGCCCATGGCGGCGGCCATCGGCGCGGGCCTTCCGGTGACGGAGCCCAGCGGCAACATGATTGTGGATATCGGCGGTGGCACGTCCGACGTCGCGGTCATCAGCCTCGCCGGCATCGTGTTCGCCAAGAGCGTGCGCATCGGCGGCGACAAGCTGGACGAGGCCATCATCCAGTACGTGAAGCGCAAGTACAACCTGCTCATCGGCGAGCGCACGGCGGAGCTCATCAAGATGGGCATCGGCACGGCGTACCCGACGGACGAGGTCATGACCATGGAGATCAAGGGTCGCGACCTGGTGGCCGGTGTGCCGCGCACGCTGACGGTGTCCAGCGACGAGGTGCGCGACGCGCTCGCCGAGCCCGTCAATGGCATCGTCGAGGCCGTGAAGCTGACGCTGGAGCGCACGCCGCCGGAGCTCGCCGGTGACATCGCCGACAGGGGCATCGTGCTGGCCGGTGGTGGCGCGTTGCTGAAGAACCTGGACACGCTCCTGCGCGAGGAGACGGGCCTGCCGGTGTTCCTCGCCGAGGACCCGCTGTCCGCCGTCGTGATTGGCGCGGGCAAGGCGCTGGAGTCGCTCGACATCCTCCGCCAGGTCTGCCAGCCGGGCTGA
- a CDS encoding glutathione S-transferase family protein, translating to MHTLHGLGVSGWTEKARWALSHHGVAYRYREHTPLIGELALRWRTPNGPRPTTVPLLIEDARVTMGSFNIARRAEELGSGAPPLFPASALPTIQRWEEVGDHVLRIARASVLRRMLDNPRALDESLPPFIPGFLRAVSRPTARMGVSFLARKHSAVADPEAAIRDTAIPALERLRAELRGRPYLMDEGFTYADITACTMLQFARPVDEAWWPLAPATREVWHHESLAAAFPDLLEWRAALYEKHRRPPPRALASGTNSASAA from the coding sequence ATGCACACCCTCCATGGGCTTGGTGTTTCGGGTTGGACGGAGAAGGCTCGCTGGGCGCTGTCGCATCACGGCGTTGCGTACCGCTACCGAGAGCACACGCCCCTCATCGGGGAGCTGGCGCTGCGCTGGCGCACGCCGAACGGACCGCGGCCCACCACGGTGCCCCTGCTCATCGAGGACGCCCGGGTGACGATGGGCTCGTTCAACATCGCGCGGCGCGCGGAGGAGCTGGGCTCGGGCGCGCCGCCCCTGTTCCCCGCCTCCGCGCTGCCCACCATCCAGCGCTGGGAAGAGGTGGGTGACCACGTGCTGCGCATCGCTCGCGCCAGCGTGCTGCGCCGCATGCTCGACAACCCGCGGGCCCTGGACGAGAGCCTGCCTCCCTTCATCCCGGGCTTCCTGCGCGCCGTCTCCCGACCCACGGCGCGGATGGGCGTGAGCTTCCTCGCGCGCAAGCACAGCGCCGTCGCGGACCCGGAGGCCGCCATCCGCGACACGGCCATCCCCGCGCTGGAGCGCCTGCGCGCCGAGCTTCGGGGACGTCCCTATCTGATGGACGAAGGCTTCACCTACGCGGACATCACCGCGTGCACCATGCTCCAGTTCGCGCGGCCCGTGGATGAAGCCTGGTGGCCCCTGGCTCCCGCCACGCGCGAGGTCTGGCACCACGAGTCCCTCGCCGCCGCGTTCCCCGACCTGCTCGAGTGGCGGGCGGCGCTCTACGAGAAGCACCGCCGCCCTCCGCCGCGCGCCCTGGCCTCGGGCACGAACAGCGCATCCGCCGCGTGA
- a CDS encoding macro domain-containing protein, which yields MLGQPLQLHLRDLSHALVEAWREEFDGLPNVTISRGDIFSERDGTVSASDPIDIRADAIISPANSFGFMDGGIDAVYTYQLGPQLQENLRELLAQEYGGELPVGQATLVPTGRPELPWCISAPTMRVPMDVSDTVNAFLAFTAALRCVRAHNEATPLNPIRSLLTPGLGTAVGRMPPARCARQMKEAWMRTIVGPPFIPRSLREAANDELRLRE from the coding sequence ATGCTCGGACAGCCCCTCCAGCTCCACCTCCGCGACTTGAGTCACGCCCTCGTGGAGGCCTGGCGCGAGGAGTTCGACGGCCTTCCGAACGTCACCATCTCCCGAGGAGACATCTTCTCCGAGCGCGACGGCACGGTCTCCGCCAGCGACCCCATCGACATCCGCGCCGACGCCATCATCAGCCCCGCCAACAGCTTCGGCTTCATGGATGGCGGCATCGACGCGGTGTACACGTACCAGCTCGGCCCCCAGCTCCAGGAGAACCTGCGAGAGCTGCTCGCTCAGGAGTACGGAGGCGAGCTGCCCGTGGGACAGGCCACACTCGTGCCCACGGGGCGCCCGGAGCTTCCCTGGTGCATCAGCGCGCCCACCATGCGTGTCCCCATGGACGTCAGCGACACGGTGAATGCCTTCCTCGCCTTCACGGCCGCGCTCCGGTGCGTGCGAGCCCACAACGAGGCCACCCCGCTCAATCCCATCCGCTCGCTGCTCACCCCGGGCCTGGGCACGGCGGTGGGCCGCATGCCTCCCGCGCGGTGTGCCCGACAGATGAAGGAAGCCTGGATGCGCACCATCGTCGGTCCGCCGTTCATCCCCAGGTCCCTGCGTGAGGCCGCCAACGACGAGCTCCGACTGAGGGAGTAG
- a CDS encoding YdeI/OmpD-associated family protein, protein MSPAKKTTPAKKSAPAKKQAPAAKKVSAPPGATPTGDLPIVFFPDAKSFDTWLAKHHATSSGAWLKLSKKGAAVTSLSYNEAVELALIWGWIDSQKGRFDETAYLLKFTPRGPRSIWSKINRDKATALIAEGRVKPSGLAEIENAKKNGRWDAAYESQSKATIPEDLAQALAANPRAEAFFATLNSVNRYAVLFRIHNVKKAETRARKIVQYVDMLARHEKLHD, encoded by the coding sequence ATGAGCCCCGCCAAGAAGACGACACCCGCGAAGAAGAGTGCTCCCGCGAAGAAGCAGGCTCCGGCCGCGAAGAAGGTCTCCGCGCCTCCGGGCGCCACGCCCACCGGGGACCTGCCCATCGTGTTCTTCCCCGATGCGAAGTCCTTCGACACCTGGCTCGCGAAGCACCACGCCACCTCGAGCGGCGCGTGGCTCAAGCTCTCCAAGAAGGGCGCCGCCGTCACCTCGCTCTCCTACAACGAGGCCGTGGAGCTGGCGCTCATCTGGGGCTGGATTGACAGCCAGAAGGGTCGCTTCGACGAGACGGCCTACCTCCTGAAGTTCACCCCGCGCGGTCCTCGCAGCATCTGGTCGAAGATCAACCGGGACAAGGCCACCGCGCTCATCGCCGAGGGCCGCGTGAAGCCCTCGGGCCTGGCTGAAATCGAGAACGCGAAGAAGAACGGCCGCTGGGACGCCGCCTACGAGTCGCAGAGCAAGGCCACCATCCCCGAGGACCTCGCCCAGGCGCTCGCCGCCAATCCGCGCGCGGAGGCGTTCTTCGCCACCCTCAACTCCGTCAACCGCTACGCCGTGCTCTTCCGCATCCACAACGTGAAGAAGGCGGAGACGCGCGCCCGGAAGATTGTCCAGTACGTGGACATGCTCGCGCGCCACGAGAAGCTCCACGACTGA
- a CDS encoding ABC transporter ATP-binding protein, which produces MATPSSTVLSVRELSKSYAGNVAVDHISFEVGPNEIVGLLGPNGAGKTTTINMVLGVLEPTSGAIHIQGVDLARERSRALEQTNFAAVYAPLPGNLTVVQNLRYFGLIYGVKNISERIESLLQEFDLQRFRDTKSGVLSSGEQTRVALAKAMLNQPRLLLLDEPTASLDPATAKDIRARIRDFAAKGTGGVLWTSHNMYEVEEVCHRVLFMSHGKVLLQGDPRKLPQEHGKATLEELFITVAREPLTLEAP; this is translated from the coding sequence ATGGCCACCCCTTCCAGCACCGTGCTCTCCGTCCGGGAGCTCTCCAAGTCCTACGCGGGCAACGTCGCCGTGGACCACATCTCCTTCGAGGTCGGTCCCAACGAAATCGTCGGACTCCTGGGCCCCAACGGCGCGGGGAAGACCACGACCATCAACATGGTGCTCGGCGTGCTGGAGCCCACCTCGGGCGCCATCCACATCCAGGGCGTGGACCTCGCGCGGGAGCGCTCACGCGCGCTGGAGCAGACCAACTTCGCCGCCGTCTACGCGCCGCTCCCTGGCAACCTCACCGTCGTCCAGAACCTGCGCTACTTCGGCCTCATCTACGGCGTGAAGAACATCTCCGAGCGCATCGAGTCCCTCCTCCAGGAGTTCGACCTCCAGCGCTTCCGGGACACCAAGAGCGGCGTGCTCTCCTCCGGAGAGCAGACCCGCGTCGCGCTCGCGAAGGCCATGCTGAACCAGCCCCGACTGCTGCTCCTCGACGAGCCCACCGCCTCGCTGGACCCGGCGACGGCCAAGGACATCCGCGCGCGCATCCGGGACTTCGCCGCGAAGGGCACGGGCGGCGTGCTCTGGACCTCCCACAACATGTACGAGGTGGAGGAGGTCTGCCACCGCGTCCTCTTCATGTCCCACGGCAAGGTCCTGCTGCAGGGGGACCCACGCAAGCTGCCTCAGGAGCACGGCAAGGCCACGCTCGAGGAGCTCTTCATCACCGTGGCCCGTGAGCCGCTCACGCTGGAGGCCCCCTAG
- a CDS encoding ABC transporter permease, protein MRLSRASAVVLRQYYLLKGSPSRIFPLFAWVAVDIVLWGFITRYLGTITATPGMSLLPSLLGAVLLWNFLTRVMHGVTMAFFEDVWSRNFLNVFATPLSISEYVLGLVLSSIATSSVGLVVMLAVAGAVFGLSMFIYGAMLVPFILVLFLFGIALGIVGIAVVLRLGPSAEWFIWPIPALLSPFVGVFYPLSTLPSWMQGLSRLLPPSYVFEGMRAIVNGGSVSWTSLLAGGGLAVLYILLAALFFTRVFRHAVRTGLIARYSAESVS, encoded by the coding sequence ATGCGACTGTCTCGCGCCTCAGCCGTGGTCCTGCGGCAGTACTACCTGCTCAAGGGCAGTCCCTCGCGCATCTTCCCTCTCTTCGCGTGGGTGGCCGTCGACATCGTCCTGTGGGGTTTCATCACCCGCTATCTGGGCACCATCACCGCCACGCCCGGGATGAGCCTCTTGCCCTCGCTCCTGGGCGCCGTGCTGCTCTGGAACTTCCTCACCCGCGTCATGCACGGCGTGACGATGGCCTTCTTCGAGGACGTCTGGTCGCGCAACTTCCTCAACGTCTTCGCCACGCCGCTGTCCATCAGCGAGTACGTCCTGGGGCTGGTGCTCTCCAGCATCGCGACGAGCTCGGTGGGGCTCGTGGTGATGCTCGCGGTCGCGGGAGCGGTGTTCGGCCTGTCGATGTTCATCTATGGCGCCATGCTGGTGCCGTTCATCCTGGTGCTGTTCCTGTTTGGAATCGCGCTGGGGATTGTCGGCATCGCGGTGGTGCTGCGACTGGGGCCGTCCGCGGAGTGGTTCATCTGGCCCATCCCCGCGCTCCTGTCGCCGTTCGTCGGCGTCTTCTATCCGCTGTCCACCCTGCCCTCGTGGATGCAGGGGCTCTCGCGCCTGCTGCCGCCGTCGTATGTCTTCGAGGGCATGCGAGCCATTGTGAACGGGGGCTCGGTCTCCTGGACGTCGCTGCTCGCGGGCGGCGGCCTCGCGGTGCTCTACATCCTGCTGGCCGCCCTCTTCTTCACCCGCGTCTTCCGTCACGCCGTGCGCACCGGACTCATCGCCCGCTACAGCGCGGAGAGCGTGAGCTGA
- a CDS encoding DUF2169 domain-containing protein, whose amino-acid sequence MELVNRTPFAAAHTVVSDREGCDVLLTVVKCTFTLGKNSLLEPAEHQHPVQPVDAFHGEPGESSLRWESDFAVYKPATDVVLMGHAHAPRGPETQLQVALRLGPLLRVLSVFGDRHWRKGLGMSAPEPFTKMPLTYERAFGGTDRSAPHPQHHEMDARNPVGKGFRARHSALTPSEVPLPNIEDPEHLIRTPKDRPPPAGLGFIARSWQPRVALAGTYDEAWRRHRAPLPPTDFDERHANAAPVSMRVSPHLRGHEVVELVHLSPRGTLRLRLPGTTPRVFTSIARQRQELPLRFDTLVLLPDEDQVVMVWRGHRRLPPQDLLHLDYTEVRSS is encoded by the coding sequence ATGGAACTCGTCAACAGGACGCCCTTCGCCGCCGCGCACACCGTCGTGTCGGACCGAGAGGGGTGTGATGTCTTGCTGACGGTAGTGAAGTGCACCTTCACCCTCGGCAAGAACTCCCTGCTGGAGCCCGCCGAGCATCAACACCCCGTGCAACCCGTTGATGCGTTCCATGGCGAGCCGGGCGAATCCAGCCTGCGATGGGAGTCGGACTTCGCCGTCTACAAGCCCGCCACCGACGTGGTGCTGATGGGACATGCGCACGCCCCTCGCGGACCGGAGACGCAGCTGCAAGTCGCCCTGCGCCTGGGCCCCCTGCTCCGGGTGCTCTCCGTCTTCGGAGACAGACACTGGCGCAAGGGGTTGGGCATGTCCGCGCCCGAGCCGTTCACCAAGATGCCCCTCACCTACGAGCGCGCCTTCGGCGGAACGGACCGCAGCGCCCCCCATCCCCAGCACCACGAGATGGACGCTCGCAACCCCGTGGGGAAGGGCTTTCGCGCCCGGCACTCGGCGCTCACGCCTTCCGAGGTCCCCCTGCCCAACATCGAGGACCCGGAGCACCTCATCCGCACGCCCAAGGACAGACCTCCTCCCGCGGGCCTCGGCTTCATCGCCCGGAGCTGGCAGCCCCGCGTTGCCCTGGCGGGAACCTATGACGAGGCCTGGCGAAGACACCGGGCGCCGCTGCCTCCCACGGACTTCGATGAGCGTCACGCCAACGCGGCCCCTGTCTCGATGCGGGTCTCGCCCCACCTTCGAGGCCATGAGGTGGTGGAGCTGGTCCACCTGAGCCCCCGAGGCACCTTGCGACTGCGCCTCCCTGGGACCACACCGCGCGTCTTCACCAGCATCGCCCGCCAGCGCCAGGAGCTCCCCCTGCGCTTCGACACCCTGGTCCTCCTGCCCGACGAGGACCAGGTGGTGATGGTCTGGAGAGGCCATCGCCGCCTGCCGCCCCAGGACCTGCTCCACCTCGACTACACGGAGGTGCGGTCCTCATGA
- a CDS encoding DUF4150 domain-containing protein has product MGTKVGVNQRTVVHKDSNGVTLAVPDVCLTPAPPAPPIPIPYPNVARSSDTDKGAKSVTVDGNPLCHAESVFSTSTGDEAGTNKGVASGKTKGKAEFVSYSFDVKVEGKGVARALDLMLHNDKNTPPAPLIQPPLIALLPPSPDEQPKEWKPQKIEVL; this is encoded by the coding sequence ATGGGCACCAAGGTGGGAGTGAATCAACGGACCGTGGTCCACAAGGACAGCAACGGCGTCACCCTCGCGGTCCCAGATGTCTGTCTGACACCGGCGCCCCCCGCTCCCCCCATCCCCATTCCCTATCCGAACGTCGCGCGGTCCTCCGACACCGACAAGGGCGCGAAGTCCGTCACCGTGGACGGCAACCCCCTCTGCCATGCCGAGTCTGTCTTCTCCACCAGCACCGGCGACGAGGCGGGGACGAACAAGGGCGTGGCCTCCGGGAAGACGAAGGGCAAGGCCGAGTTCGTCAGCTATTCGTTCGACGTGAAGGTAGAGGGCAAGGGCGTGGCGCGGGCCCTGGACCTGATGCTTCACAACGACAAGAACACCCCGCCCGCGCCGCTCATCCAGCCACCCCTCATCGCCCTCCTCCCGCCCTCTCCGGACGAGCAGCCGAAGGAGTGGAAGCCCCAGAAGATCGAAGTCCTCTAA
- a CDS encoding glycosyltransferase, translating to MDFSVIVVTHNALEFTLRCVESLVRHLPARTELLFVDNASTDGTRGYLREVTARLGDAAQLLLLERNEGWCRGINEGLARARGTHLVLLNSDVIVTPDWLTGLRECMDTAASVVPGLRRVGLVGPVTNSAGGPQQVANPPPYQAASLDLHARRHRETFRHQWAPSFFLSGFCLMLHRDCYAELGGLDERFSPGGFDDNDLVLRAQERGWDCVIAGDVYIHHEGSATFRAVAPHLRGGLVNRARFHEKWRERRAREPRLIAAYRVKNAEATLKESLDATARFADGIVVLDDGSTDGTRALCEHHPAVLRYEYQELPFHERRDRNHVLSMAAAQGADWVISVDADEVFEMDRARAQRLMRLTDPHVKVLGFHWYTFWEPSHTYFRADGIFGNMSGYRMYRCEPGQRIVLGTELGLHCGNIPQFPQGSARFTSVRVRHLGYDTEALRRAKHSRYRQLDPSPRPELVGNSDYSHLLSSTVTLRRYAREHGVSLCLITRNEEERLEGFLAMMEPFVDEICVVDNGSSDRTQEIARRFTQKVVELRTERLELDRLRNRCLDLATQPWILVMDPDEELAQEAMPRLQRLMDDLDVHAYTFQVSNHQKEGPPVMTLAARLFRNDPRPRFSRPVHETVEQSLTANPSLVVRPSNIPLQHYGFLKEDAAVESKLQRYYERNREYREAHPEDAMAWYNEALHMQNEGREQEAARMLEHAIGLDPSFLSPRNQLALIHQEKAARLWSAVAERTSPEHPVHRVALEALEMLYRVTPGRTPIGKAREELLR from the coding sequence ATGGACTTCTCCGTCATCGTCGTCACGCACAACGCCCTCGAGTTCACGCTCCGCTGCGTGGAGTCGCTGGTCCGGCACCTTCCCGCGCGGACGGAGCTGCTCTTCGTCGACAACGCCTCCACGGATGGCACACGCGGCTACCTGCGAGAGGTCACCGCGCGGCTGGGCGACGCGGCGCAGCTGCTCCTCCTGGAGCGAAACGAGGGCTGGTGCCGAGGCATCAACGAGGGCCTCGCGCGCGCCCGGGGCACCCACCTGGTGCTGCTCAACAGCGACGTCATCGTCACGCCGGACTGGCTGACGGGCCTGCGCGAGTGCATGGACACCGCCGCCTCCGTCGTCCCGGGATTGCGGCGGGTGGGACTGGTCGGGCCGGTGACGAACTCGGCGGGAGGACCCCAGCAGGTCGCCAACCCACCGCCGTACCAGGCCGCGAGCCTGGACCTCCACGCCCGGCGTCACCGCGAGACCTTCCGACACCAGTGGGCCCCGAGCTTCTTCCTCTCCGGCTTCTGTCTGATGCTGCACCGCGACTGCTACGCCGAGCTAGGCGGCCTGGACGAGCGCTTCTCTCCGGGCGGCTTCGATGACAACGACCTGGTGCTGCGCGCCCAGGAGCGCGGCTGGGACTGCGTCATCGCCGGAGATGTCTACATCCACCATGAGGGCAGCGCGACGTTCCGCGCGGTGGCGCCACATCTGCGCGGCGGGCTGGTGAATCGGGCGCGATTCCACGAGAAGTGGCGCGAGCGGCGCGCCCGTGAGCCTCGGCTGATTGCCGCGTACCGGGTGAAGAACGCCGAGGCCACGCTGAAGGAGAGCCTGGATGCCACGGCCCGCTTCGCCGACGGCATCGTCGTGCTGGATGACGGCTCCACGGACGGCACCCGGGCGCTGTGCGAACACCACCCCGCGGTGCTGCGCTACGAGTACCAGGAGCTGCCCTTCCACGAGCGGAGGGACCGCAACCACGTGCTCTCCATGGCCGCGGCGCAGGGCGCCGACTGGGTCATCTCGGTGGATGCGGACGAGGTGTTCGAGATGGACCGTGCGCGGGCGCAGCGGCTGATGCGCCTGACGGACCCGCACGTGAAGGTGCTCGGGTTCCACTGGTACACCTTCTGGGAGCCGAGCCACACGTACTTTCGCGCGGACGGCATCTTCGGGAACATGTCCGGTTACCGGATGTACCGCTGCGAGCCCGGACAGCGCATCGTGCTCGGGACAGAGCTCGGGCTGCACTGCGGGAACATCCCCCAGTTCCCCCAGGGCTCCGCGCGCTTCACCAGCGTCCGCGTGCGCCACCTGGGCTACGACACCGAGGCCCTGCGCCGGGCGAAGCACTCACGCTACCGCCAGTTGGACCCGTCGCCCCGTCCGGAGCTCGTGGGCAACAGTGACTACTCGCACCTCTTGAGCAGCACGGTGACGCTGCGCCGCTACGCGAGGGAGCACGGCGTCTCGCTCTGCCTCATCACGCGCAACGAGGAGGAGCGCCTGGAGGGGTTCCTCGCCATGATGGAGCCGTTCGTCGATGAGATTTGCGTGGTCGACAACGGCAGCAGCGACCGCACCCAGGAGATTGCCCGGCGCTTCACACAGAAGGTCGTGGAGCTGCGCACGGAGCGGCTGGAGCTGGACCGGCTGCGCAACCGCTGCCTGGACCTGGCGACGCAGCCGTGGATCCTGGTGATGGACCCGGATGAGGAGCTGGCGCAGGAGGCGATGCCTCGGCTCCAGCGGCTGATGGATGACCTGGACGTGCATGCCTACACGTTCCAGGTGTCCAACCATCAGAAGGAGGGGCCTCCGGTGATGACGCTGGCGGCCCGGCTGTTCCGCAATGACCCGAGGCCGCGCTTCTCCCGCCCGGTCCACGAGACGGTGGAGCAGAGCCTCACGGCGAACCCCTCGCTGGTGGTCCGCCCCTCGAACATTCCCCTCCAGCACTACGGCTTCCTCAAGGAGGACGCCGCGGTGGAGTCGAAGCTCCAGCGCTACTACGAGCGCAACCGCGAGTATCGCGAGGCGCATCCCGAGGATGCGATGGCCTGGTACAACGAGGCGCTCCACATGCAGAACGAGGGCCGCGAGCAGGAGGCCGCACGCATGTTGGAGCACGCCATCGGGCTGGACCCGTCGTTCCTCTCGCCGCGCAACCAACTGGCCCTCATCCACCAGGAGAAGGCGGCGCGGCTGTGGAGCGCCGTGGCGGAGCGCACCTCGCCCGAGCACCCGGTCCACCGCGTGGCCCTGGAGGCGTTGGAGATGCTGTACCGGGTGACGCCCGGCCGGACGCCCATTGGCAAGGCCCGAGAGGAGCTGCTGCGATGA
- a CDS encoding DUF4123 domain-containing protein yields the protein MSAAVHPRAVLRAHREQALKTLRGEGRGQRLFAVLDSARDDAVLAWLEGSGATFASLYEGPQALEMAVAAPYLLEVPEGSELLDTLMFEGWGQSWGIFLRSQRSFLEVRRHLRKHLLVQVEGVKNPVYFRFYDPRVLRVFLPTCTPAQVEEFHGPIQTFYAEGEDGKLQRFVNTRG from the coding sequence TTGTCCGCGGCCGTGCATCCCCGCGCGGTCCTGCGGGCCCACCGCGAGCAGGCGTTGAAGACGCTGCGAGGGGAGGGGCGGGGGCAGCGCCTATTCGCGGTGCTCGACAGTGCCCGGGACGACGCGGTGCTGGCGTGGCTGGAGGGCTCGGGCGCGACGTTCGCCTCGCTCTATGAGGGCCCCCAGGCGTTGGAGATGGCCGTGGCGGCGCCGTACCTGCTGGAGGTGCCGGAGGGCTCGGAGTTGTTGGACACCCTGATGTTCGAAGGGTGGGGGCAGAGCTGGGGCATCTTCTTGCGCAGCCAGCGCTCGTTCCTGGAGGTCCGCCGGCATCTGCGCAAGCACCTGCTGGTGCAGGTGGAGGGAGTGAAGAACCCGGTCTACTTCCGTTTCTATGACCCCCGGGTGCTCCGCGTCTTCCTGCCTACGTGCACCCCCGCGCAGGTGGAGGAGTTCCACGGCCCCATCCAGACGTTCTATGCGGAAGGCGAGGACGGAAAGCTCCAACGCTTCGTGAATACACGGGGGTGA